In the genome of Nonomuraea sp. NBC_00507, the window TGCACACTGACAGGCTCGCCTTCCCGGATGATCCCGCCCCGAGCTCGACGTCCTGCACCGCAGTGGCCGCGACGCCGTACTGGACGATGGCGAGCTGAGCAGCGACTTCGGTGACCCGGATCAGCCGGCCGGCCTCGTCGTAGTCGTAGTCCTGGGCGCTGCCGCCCGGGCCCTGCCGGGCGGCCACGCGGCCCTGGTTGTCGGGCAGCGCGGAGAAGTCCAGCCAGGTGGCGTCGTCCTTGGTGTAGGTCAGCGCGACCTGGGTCCCGGTGTTGTCGTAGCGTGCCGTGCCGGTGAGACCGCCGGGATAGACCTGCCGGCTGAGGCGGCCGTCCTGGTCGTAGGAGCCGGTGAAGGCGCCGGCGCCGCCGGTGTCCACCTTGGTCGGCAGGTCGCGACGTTCCGCCCTGCCTGCGGCGTCCACGCCGTTGTAGGTGAAGGTGATCAGTCCTTTCCCGTCGTGGGTGGTGGCGATCTGGCCGTCGGCGTTGTAGGTGACGGTGGAGACGTTCCCGGTGGCGTCGGTCATGGACATGGCTCGGCCGAAACCGTCGTACGCGATGCTCACCTTGTCGCCTCCCGTGCTGGAGGTCTCGGCGGGCAGTCCGGTGGCCGGGTCGAAGCCGTAGGTGGTCTCCGGGACCGCCGTGCCGCCCGCGCCTTCGGGAGTGACCCGCACCTGCGACTTGATCACGCGGCCGGCGGCGTCGTGGGTGAAGGTGAGGGTTCGGGTGGTCTGCCCGGAGACGTCCGTACGCACTGCGGTGTCGCCGTAGAAGGAGTACGTGGTCCTCCGGACGGGGAGCGGCA includes:
- a CDS encoding RHS repeat domain-containing protein, which translates into the protein MPLPVRRTTYSFYGDTAVRTDVSGQTTRTLTFTHDAAGRVIKSQVRVTPEGAGGTAVPETTYGFDPATGLPAETSSTGGDKVSIAYDGFGRAMSMTDATGNVSTVTYNADGQIATTHDGKGLITFTYNGVDAAGRAERRDLPTKVDTGGAGAFTGSYDQDGRLSRQVYPGGLTGTARYDNTGTQVALTYTKDDATWLDFSALPDNQGRVAARQGPGGSAQDYDYDEAGRLIRVTEVAAQLAIVQYGVAATAVQDVELGAGSSGKASLSVCTRPPPTGTPRSSCPATR